ATCGTGTTTATCGGGGACTCTGATGAGGGGGACGCCGGAGCTGCCCAGACCCAACGTGTCCCAGATGAGCTCTCCGGGAAAGGCGAGATACCGTCACCGGTGAGTCAATCCACTGTGGAATGTAACACGTTTGACTTGAGAAGCTGGCAGCTGTGTGTTCCTTATGGCAAGGAGGGGAACCTGTTTCTGACCCTCAGACAACCTTAAACTTCAGAGTCGCCGGCAGAAAGGTGACACAGAAAAACCAGGATGTTTCCTTTTACTTACTTAGGGAGATAATCTCAGGTTTCCGTCATCAGTCAGGACAAACTGCGATCCCCTTGAATCTCAAGTCAGTGCCGGCAGGAAGGTTTCCAGCTCAAATTACTGTGATTCTTCATGGGTGTAAACACTGACTGCTGAGCACTGACTTATGGTCATTCCGGCTATTCCTTCTTATTTTTCCTCTGATGACAGGTATGTATTTTTGCATTGTGTCGGGCAAAATAGTTGCTATGAAGCTGAAATAAAAGGCTGAAAAGCCCTTTGATATTTAAGGTTGCTGTCTGATAATGAACAGCTGGGTGAGACACCTTGTGGTTTCAGTCACTGCTCTTAAAGCCCCCGCGATGTGGGAGGGAGAACAAGGCAACCCAGCAGTGGACGTGCTCCTTAGGTGAAGTCTTCCTGTTAACGAGGACTGATGTCTCTTTCTTCTTAGTTCAAAATGGCCGCCGATCACTTGACCAAAACGTCGGCCTCCGATCGCCGGCTTGCTCCTCATACAGAGAACACCATGCCTCACTTTTGCACGAGCGGCCTTCACACTCCCCCCGCCCCAGGCTCCACCAATCACAGATCAGTTCCTGGGCCATGCCAGGACGTCCCTTCAGCTCCTGTAGATGGCATTTGTAGCACACCGGTGAGGGTCACCCTCGCACCGATGACCGAGGCACCAAACTCAGGCGGACTGTTGGTCTCGCCAGCTTCGTCCCGGGAGTCTGTCACCTGGGAGGACTGTGCCAAGCACATTAGCCAGCCCGGCCGGAACTCACCAGAAGGCTCTCTGGCGTCGCTGAGCCGCACTGAATCTCCGTGCTCCTCCATCTGGTCGGGCAGCTTCTCGCCTTGCGTGCTGCGGGTGGAGCGCTGCTCTTTGGCACCAGGCTGCAGCTTGGCACAGGCGTCGGCCACCCAGCCAGCCGGCACCCTCTCCTCAAAGACAGCACATAAGGTCCCCCCCAGTCGGCTCTCGCTGCTCACGGCCATCCTGCGGAAAGGCCGACTGCCCCTCCTAGCCCCAACGCCGACCCGGCCATACTCTCCTTGCTGGCCCGTTACTCCGGAGAGCCAGTCGTCCTGTGCCGCATGCTCGGCTGCCTCCAGCCTCTCCTCCCTGTGGCAGGGACCTTCCCGCTCCCAGTCCCCAAGTCCGCAGGACAAGCGGCGGCTCACTGTGTCCACAGAGGCCATGCCCTCTCTCCCCGCCCTGAAGACCATGAGCTCTCCGCCCAGGTTATACCCATTTCAAGTTGTGACAGTCCAGAACAATATGTGGCCTACAGCATCTCCACCCCAACCGTCCTCTGCTCAAGTTCCTGCAACACCTGCCATCTCACAAACTCCCCCACGACTTGAAGGCAATCCCCAGACTCTGACCCATACGGCCAGTCCTCCACATCGAGCTGTATCCCCATTGTTCTCGAAGCCTGAGCTGGTCACCCTTAAGCCTAGtggtgccccctacaggcctGTAGACCCCCCATTGCTCAGAGTAACGCAGGTGCAGGAATCCTGCTTGCCGCATCCGCTGCAGAACGGTATTGCAGCATCATCCATGCAGCACCTGGCGCCACCCACCTGGTGGAGCTCCTGGTCCCTCCCTCTCACGCCTCCAAAAAACCCCCCTGAGTCTCTGAGATCAAGCTCCGCCCTTTCGGCACCCGGCTGgataaccccgcccccctcccccccaccctccttGGTCTCATCACCCTCCCCAACCCCCCGGGATGGCACGCCAGACAGCTCCACTGTCGGGGGCGGGGGCAGGAAAAAGAAGGTATGGTGCATGCCTTTGAGCAGGGTGGCTGCATGTTGTGACGCATGTCCTGCGATGCCCGGTGCATGCCTGGACTCGCTCCTCCTCTTAGCCATCGCAATGAGCCCAGTGGGAAAACATCAGCCCGACCTTGTTATACGGCAGTGTTAATATTAAGCTCTTTCCGAACTTGAGAAGGTCGTAGTCATTAGTCATTAATTAGTTTAACATGATGATCATTTGCATACAAGTAAATATCTCTATTGCCTATTGTAGGTTCTCTGTTCTGTCCCGCTTTTTAATCAGATTACGTTGTCATGCTCATGGTGTTGCTCAGTTGTCAGTTGCATTGTTTGGTATGAGCTTTTAAAAGGTCCTTCCCTGTTTATTCCTATAAAATGCTTCAGTATCAAGTGTATCCATGGAGGGaattacaggacagtactgaATTAATCAGTGAGTAAATCATTGTTTTTCCAGATAGAAAATTATTACGGCAAAGTCATGTGAAAACGTTACGGATTTTAGATATGATTTTGCCGAGTGTAAACATCCTTATAAATATATTGCAAAGAAATTACATTCTAATCACTGGAGGAGATTCTGCTTCCAGGACACTGTGTATAAATCCAGTCATCGGTCTTTATCAGgctttttgttcacagttgcATGTCTGATAATTTTCTTGATCATAGCAGTACAAGATCAAGACCGGCTACAAAGCGCTGGCAGCCATTCCCACCAACAACATCCTGCTGGAACAGCAGGTGAGTTGTTTACTGTGTTTGACTGCGACTCACTGACAGCAGGTATTCCATTCACTGGCATGTAGGAATTTCacttacaaaaaaatgttctgagggcagaatgaaaaatgattggttcagagagatgaccaatcagattgtcgAGGAGGAGAATCCAAGCAAATAGAAAGAgtgggaccaagacatttgATTGATTGGTCCTacctcttctagttgcttggacccacctcctctgtaatctgattggtcatctctctgaaccaatcatttttgttttgccctcagaacgtctttgtataagtaaaactcTCACAAGCTATTCACTGTGACTTAATGACAGCAGGTATCCGATTCACTGTGACTTATTGACAGTAGGTATCCGATTCACTGTGACTTATTGACAGTAGGTATCCGATTCACTGTGATTTTCCGATGGCGGGTACCCAATGCACTGTGACTTATTGACAGTaggtcagtggttctcaaactgggggccgcggccccctggggggccaccagatggcgctaGGGGGGCCGCATCGAAATTgtagaatctaaaaaaaaaattacctgtatGTAAATCAAGCTTGTCaacctatgtaaaatataatgtatttaaaaaaaaaatagaagtataaaatttttttaaatatatacattttacgtagcacactacgctgctatggacatcataaattactgttcagtattcagtacttttgttgcacttttcagacaatgttagttttactgtcaaaactgttttaatacaatgttatattttgtgaaatgtaaatttaacaaaccagagaaataaagactacaaacagaatctaaaatctaaaattaagtaaaattgtaagtttgaggatgttttgcgtcatgattttttttttgaggaggggggccACAAAAGGATTCACCCTACATAAGGGGGCCTtctgctgaaaaagtttgagaaccactgcagtAGGTATCCGATTCACTGTGACTCATTGACAGTAGGTATCCGATTCACTGTGATTTTCCGAGGCCGGGTACCCAATTCACTGTGACTTAATGACAGTAGGTATCCGATTC
The nucleotide sequence above comes from Paramormyrops kingsleyae isolate MSU_618 chromosome 3, PKINGS_0.4, whole genome shotgun sequence. Encoded proteins:
- the mlip gene encoding uncharacterized protein mlip isoform X5; amino-acid sequence: MSTECSGGQEADHGMYRAEIVFIGDSDEGDAGAAQTQRVPDELSGKGEIPSPFKMAADHLTKTSASDRRLAPHTENTMPHFCTSGLHTPPAPGSTNHRSVPGPCQDVPSAPVDGICSTPVRVTLAPMTEAPNSGGLLVSPASSRESVTWEDCAKHISQPGRNSPEGSLASLSRTESPCSSIWSGSFSPCVLRVERCSLAPGCSLAQASATQPAGTLSSKTAHKVPPSRLSLLTAILRKGRLPLLAPTPTRPYSPCWPVTPESQSSCAACSAASSLSSLWQGPSRSQSPSPQDKRRLTVSTEAMPSLPALKTMSSPPRLYPFQVVTVQNNMWPTASPPQPSSAQVPATPAISQTPPRLEGNPQTLTHTASPPHRAVSPLFSKPELVTLKPSGAPYRPVDPPLLRVTQVQESCLPHPLQNGIAASSMQHLAPPTWWSSWSLPLTPPKNPPESLRSSSALSAPGWITPPPSPPPSLVSSPSPTPRDGTPDSSTVGGGGRKKKQYKIKTGYKALAAIPTNNILLEQQAIDDHVENQERPGDNGEESHREICSPAQLRQESEELYAAIDEVLENTMPMQRRCPSHLQRRSHSVPVALTKPLSPEPSKAFTLLPRPAGRETKYALSYKQQASPLERNLTKPGVIRPVGAVTKTSEADVSEEFQPNPFRKYLKETLMVKQVEPVPSCPGLAGTRGTEGGMSPPKGTQVPEKSGEAPAGMRTPILRITNVDGSEIQMTLADSSEYPGAQFSTPHAKQNETHI
- the mlip gene encoding uncharacterized protein mlip isoform X6; this encodes MALDSREPLSGSGRDGSRKVSSDVLPFTFVPVLKKLQIKSRILPKGRSREPSAMSTECSGGQEADHGMYRAEIVFIGDSDEGDAGAAQTQRVPDELSGKGEIPSPFKMAADHLTKTSASDRRLAPHTENTMPHFCTSGLHTPPAPGSTNHRSVPGPCQDVPSAPVDGICSTPVRVTLAPMTEAPNSGGLLVSPASSRESVTWEDCAKHISQPGRNSPEGSLASLSRTESPCSSIWSGSFSPCVLRVERCSLAPGCSLAQASATQPAGTLSSKTAHKVPPSRLSLLTAILRKGRLPLLAPTPTRPYSPCWPVTPESQSSCAACSAASSLSSLWQGPSRSQSPSPQDKRRLTVSTEAMPSLPALKTMSSPPRLYPFQVVTVQNNMWPTASPPQPSSAQVPATPAISQTPPRLEGNPQTLTHTASPPHRAVSPLFSKPELVTLKPSGAPYRPVDPPLLRVTQVQESCLPHPLQNGIAASSMQHLAPPTWWSSWSLPLTPPKNPPESLRSSSALSAPGWITPPPSPPPSLVSSPSPTPRDGTPDSSTVGGGGRKKKQYKIKTGYKALAAIPTNNILLEQQAIDDHVENQERPGDNGEESHREICSPAQLRQESEELYAAIDEVLENTMPMQRRCPSHLQRRSHSVPVALTKPLSPEPSKAFTLLPRPAGRETKYPVPSCPGLAGTRGTEGGMSPPKGTQVPEKSGEAPAGMRTPILRITNVDGSEIQMTLADSSEYPGAQFSTPHAKQNETHI
- the mlip gene encoding uncharacterized protein mlip isoform X4, whose amino-acid sequence is MALDSREPLSGSGRDGSRKVSSDVLPFTFVPVLKKLQIKSRILPKGRSREPSAMSTECSGGQEADHGMYRAEIVFIGDSDEGDAGAAQTQRVPDELSGKGEIPSPFKMAADHLTKTSASDRRLAPHTENTMPHFCTSGLHTPPAPGSTNHRSVPGPCQDVPSAPVDGICSTPVRVTLAPMTEAPNSGGLLVSPASSRESVTWEDCAKHISQPGRNSPEGSLASLSRTESPCSSIWSGSFSPCVLRVERCSLAPGCSLAQASATQPAGTLSSKTAHKVPPSRLSLLTAILRKGRLPLLAPTPTRPYSPCWPVTPESQSSCAACSAASSLSSLWQGPSRSQSPSPQDKRRLTVSTEAMPSLPALKTMSSPPRLYPFQVVTVQNNMWPTASPPQPSSAQVPATPAISQTPPRLEGNPQTLTHTASPPHRAVSPLFSKPELVTLKPSGAPYRPVDPPLLRVTQVQESCLPHPLQNGIAASSMQHLAPPTWWSSWSLPLTPPKNPPESLRSSSALSAPGWITPPPSPPPSLVSSPSPTPRDGTPDSSTVGGGGRKKKQYKIKTGYKALAAIPTNNILLEQQAIDDHVENQERPGDNGEESHREICSPAQLRQESEELYAAIDEVLENTMPMQRRCPSHLQRRSHSVPVALTKPLSPEPSKAFTLLPRPAGRETKYALSYKQQASPLERNLPVPSCPGLAGTRGTEGGMSPPKGTQVPEKSGEAPAGMRTPILRITNVDGSEIQMTLADSSEYPGAQFSTPHAKQNETHI
- the mlip gene encoding uncharacterized protein mlip isoform X7, with amino-acid sequence MALDSREPLSGSGRDGSRKVSSDVLPFTFVPVLKKLQIKSRILPKGRSREPSAMSTECSGGQEADHGMYRAEIVFIGDSDEGDAGAAQTQRVPDELSGKGEIPSPFKMAADHLTKTSASDRRLAPHTENTMPHFCTSGLHTPPAPGSTNHRSVPGPCQDVPSAPVDGICSTPVRVTLAPMTEAPNSGGLLVSPASSRESVTWEDCAKHISQPGRNSPEGSLASLSRTESPCSSIWSGSFSPCVLRVERCSLAPGCSLAQASATQPAGTLSSKTAHKVPPSRLSLLTAILRKGRLPLLAPTPTRPYSPCWPVTPESQSSCAACSAASSLSSLWQGPSRSQSPSPQDKRRLTVSTEAMPSLPALKTMSSPPRLYPFQVVTVQNNMWPTASPPQPSSAQVPATPAISQTPPRLEGNPQTLTHTASPPHRAVSPLFSKPELVTLKPSGAPYRPVDPPLLRVTQVQESCLPHPLQNGIAASSMQHLAPPTWWSSWSLPLTPPKNPPESLRSSSALSAPGWITPPPSPPPSLVSSPSPTPRDGTPDSSTVGGGGRKKKQYKIKTGYKALAAIPTNNILLEQQAIDDHVENQERPGDNGEESHREICSPAQLRQESEELYAAIDEVLENTMPMRRSHSVPVALTKPLSPEPSKAFTLLPRPAGRETKYPVPSCPGLAGTRGTEGGMSPPKGTQVPEKSGEAPAGMRTPILRITNVDGSEIQMTLADSSEYPGAQFSTPHAKQNETHI
- the mlip gene encoding uncharacterized protein mlip isoform X1; the encoded protein is MALDSREPLSGSGRDGSRKVSSDVLPFTFVPVLKKLQIKSRILPKGRSREPSAMSTECSGGQEADHGMYRAEIVFIGDSDEGDAGAAQTQRVPDELSGKGEIPSPFKMAADHLTKTSASDRRLAPHTENTMPHFCTSGLHTPPAPGSTNHRSVPGPCQDVPSAPVDGICSTPVRVTLAPMTEAPNSGGLLVSPASSRESVTWEDCAKHISQPGRNSPEGSLASLSRTESPCSSIWSGSFSPCVLRVERCSLAPGCSLAQASATQPAGTLSSKTAHKVPPSRLSLLTAILRKGRLPLLAPTPTRPYSPCWPVTPESQSSCAACSAASSLSSLWQGPSRSQSPSPQDKRRLTVSTEAMPSLPALKTMSSPPRLYPFQVVTVQNNMWPTASPPQPSSAQVPATPAISQTPPRLEGNPQTLTHTASPPHRAVSPLFSKPELVTLKPSGAPYRPVDPPLLRVTQVQESCLPHPLQNGIAASSMQHLAPPTWWSSWSLPLTPPKNPPESLRSSSALSAPGWITPPPSPPPSLVSSPSPTPRDGTPDSSTVGGGGRKKKQYKIKTGYKALAAIPTNNILLEQQAIDDHVENQERPGDNGEESHREICSPAQLRQESEELYAAIDEVLENTMPMQRRCPSHLQRRSHSVPVALTKPLSPEPSKAFTLLPRPAGRETKYALSYKQQASPLERNLTKPGVIRPVGAVTKTSEADVSEEFQPNPFRKYLKETLMVKQVEPVPSCPGLAGTRGTEGGMSPPKGTQVPEKSGEAPAGMRTPILRITNVDGSEIQMTLADSSEYPGAQFSTPHAKQNETHI
- the mlip gene encoding uncharacterized protein mlip isoform X3, with translation MALDSREPLSGSGRDGSRKVSSDVLPFTFVPVLKKLQIKSRILPKGRSREPSAMSTECSGGQEADHGMYRAEIVFIGDSDEGDAGAAQTQRVPDELSGKGEIPSPFKMAADHLTKTSASDRRLAPHTENTMPHFCTSGLHTPPAPGSTNHRSVPGPCQDVPSAPVDGICSTPVRVTLAPMTEAPNSGGLLVSPASSRESVTWEDCAKHISQPGRNSPEGSLASLSRTESPCSSIWSGSFSPCVLRVERCSLAPGCSLAQASATQPAGTLSSKTAHKVPPSRLSLLTAILRKGRLPLLAPTPTRPYSPCWPVTPESQSSCAACSAASSLSSLWQGPSRSQSPSPQDKRRLTVSTEAMPSLPALKTMSSPPRLYPFQVVTVQNNMWPTASPPQPSSAQVPATPAISQTPPRLEGNPQTLTHTASPPHRAVSPLFSKPELVTLKPSGAPYRPVDPPLLRVTQVQESCLPHPLQNGIAASSMQHLAPPTWWSSWSLPLTPPKNPPESLRSSSALSAPGWITPPPSPPPSLVSSPSPTPRDGTPDSSTVGGGGRKKKQYKIKTGYKALAAIPTNNILLEQQAIDDHVENQERPGDNGEESHREICSPAQLRQESEELYAAIDEVLENTMPMRRSHSVPVALTKPLSPEPSKAFTLLPRPAGRETKYALSYKQQASPLERNLTKPGVIRPVGAVTKTSEADVSEEFQPNPFRKYLKETLMVKQVEPVPSCPGLAGTRGTEGGMSPPKGTQVPEKSGEAPAGMRTPILRITNVDGSEIQMTLADSSEYPGAQFSTPHAKQNETHI
- the mlip gene encoding uncharacterized protein mlip isoform X2, whose translation is MALDSREPLSGSGRDGSRKVSSDVLPFTFVPVLKKLQIKSRILPKGRSREPSAMSTECSGGQEADHGMYRAEIVFIGDSDEGDAGAAQTQRVPDELSGKGEIPSPFKMAADHLTKTSASDRRLAPHTENTMPHFCTSGLHTPPAPGSTNHRSVPGPCQDVPSAPVDGICSTPVRVTLAPMTEAPNSGGLLVSPASSRESVTWEDCAKHISQPGRNSPEGSLASLSRTESPCSSIWSGSFSPCVLRVERCSLAPGCSLAQASATQPAGTLSSKTAHKVPPSRLSLLTAILRKGRLPLLAPTPTRPYSPCWPVTPESQSSCAACSAASSLSSLWQGPSRSQSPSPQDKRRLTVSTEAMPSLPALKTMSSPPRLYPFQVVTVQNNMWPTASPPQPSSAQVPATPAISQTPPRLEGNPQTLTHTASPPHRAVSPLFSKPELVTLKPSGAPYRPVDPPLLRVTQVQESCLPHPLQNGIAASSMQHLAPPTWWSSWSLPLTPPKNPPESLRSSSALSAPGWITPPPSPPPSLVSSPSPTPRDGTPDSSTVGGGGRKKKYKIKTGYKALAAIPTNNILLEQQAIDDHVENQERPGDNGEESHREICSPAQLRQESEELYAAIDEVLENTMPMQRRCPSHLQRRSHSVPVALTKPLSPEPSKAFTLLPRPAGRETKYALSYKQQASPLERNLTKPGVIRPVGAVTKTSEADVSEEFQPNPFRKYLKETLMVKQVEPVPSCPGLAGTRGTEGGMSPPKGTQVPEKSGEAPAGMRTPILRITNVDGSEIQMTLADSSEYPGAQFSTPHAKQNETHI